The proteins below come from a single Chryseobacterium sp. MA9 genomic window:
- a CDS encoding glycoside hydrolase family 99-like domain-containing protein, whose product MKKIKPLAFYLPQYHPVPENDEWWGKGFTEWTNVGKAQPLFEGHEQPIHPGELGYYDLRVPEVREQQAQMAKDYGVHGFIYYHYWFGNGKQLLERVANDVLKSGKPDFPFCFCWANETWSGIWHGLSEKILAQQVYPNEQDLIAHFEYLLPFFKDERYIKVDNKPLLIIYDPNHLNDGDPHYISKFRELAKENGFDGLYVMASNKLRDDLDFRSMGYDSKISNAFQKAWIPHIDKKEYISHSQYYKNRIKGLIGIKKKEQPKVRIQDAQAVVNDLKFEESNVPTYPCILPNWDNTPRSGYRGIILANNSPEIFEQQVEKAAKYLEEKKDYPEQFLIVKSWNEWAEGNILEPDRKYGFGYLNALKKILNKHSRNE is encoded by the coding sequence ATGAAAAAAATAAAACCCCTTGCGTTCTACCTCCCTCAATACCACCCTGTCCCCGAAAATGACGAATGGTGGGGAAAAGGTTTTACAGAATGGACGAATGTAGGAAAAGCCCAACCTTTGTTTGAAGGACACGAACAGCCTATACACCCAGGAGAGTTGGGATATTATGACCTGCGCGTTCCTGAAGTAAGAGAACAGCAGGCTCAGATGGCGAAAGATTATGGAGTACACGGATTTATCTATTATCATTACTGGTTTGGTAATGGCAAGCAGTTGTTGGAACGTGTTGCCAATGATGTTCTAAAATCAGGAAAACCAGATTTCCCATTTTGCTTCTGCTGGGCCAATGAAACATGGTCGGGCATATGGCATGGATTATCAGAAAAAATTCTGGCTCAGCAGGTTTACCCTAATGAACAGGACTTAATTGCTCATTTCGAATATCTTCTTCCTTTCTTCAAGGACGAAAGGTATATAAAAGTAGACAACAAACCTCTTCTCATTATCTATGATCCCAACCATTTGAATGACGGAGATCCTCATTATATTTCCAAATTCAGAGAACTTGCAAAAGAAAACGGATTTGATGGCTTATATGTTATGGCATCCAATAAACTCCGTGATGATCTTGATTTTAGATCTATGGGATATGACAGTAAGATTTCTAATGCTTTTCAGAAAGCATGGATACCTCATATTGACAAAAAAGAATATATCTCCCATTCTCAATATTATAAAAACAGAATAAAAGGATTAATCGGAATTAAGAAAAAAGAACAGCCTAAAGTCAGAATTCAGGATGCCCAGGCGGTAGTGAATGATTTAAAGTTTGAAGAAAGCAACGTTCCTACCTATCCATGTATCCTGCCTAATTGGGACAATACTCCAAGAAGCGGATACAGAGGCATCATATTGGCTAATAATTCCCCGGAAATATTCGAACAACAGGTTGAAAAAGCTGCAAAATATCTTGAAGAGAAAAAAGACTACCCGGAACAGTTTTTAATTGTTAAATCCTGGAATGAATGGGCAGAAGGAAATATTCTGGAACCGGATAGAAAATATGGTTTCGGATATCTGAATGCATTAAAAAAAATCTTGAATAAACACAGTCGAAATGAGTAA
- a CDS encoding glycosyltransferase gives MTELPLVSILCLSYNQERFVTESLESFKSQKYSNIEILICDDCSKDNSVEVINNWIKNNPQLNIQFIPHSQNKGICKSLNELLNISKGKYIITIALDDLMESDKIERHVAILENSSPNEALVFSNAHIIDDNSIRFQNTFIPYFHRYLTIESGNFYKTLLEDNFLPAMSCVTKSSIIKEIGGWDEALTFEDYDMWLRLSQKYDFIYDDYKSCSYRMHATNSHKKKNFLDVSFFDIYLKHKEQPEMKKKILKLIHEAYKENRLTEGHKKYLRELDNKTLTEKLILRNVGKFTFNTLHYLQKVYYKSW, from the coding sequence TAACAGAATCTTTAGAAAGTTTCAAATCTCAGAAATACAGTAATATTGAGATACTGATTTGTGACGACTGTTCTAAAGACAATTCTGTAGAAGTCATCAATAACTGGATTAAAAATAATCCACAGCTGAATATCCAGTTCATTCCTCATTCTCAAAATAAAGGAATCTGTAAATCATTAAACGAACTATTGAATATATCAAAGGGTAAGTATATTATTACCATAGCTCTTGATGACCTTATGGAGTCTGATAAAATAGAAAGGCATGTTGCTATTCTTGAAAATTCGTCTCCTAACGAAGCTTTGGTGTTTTCAAATGCTCATATAATAGATGATAATTCGATACGTTTTCAAAATACTTTCATTCCTTATTTTCACAGATATCTGACTATTGAATCCGGGAACTTTTACAAAACATTACTCGAAGATAATTTTCTTCCTGCAATGTCATGTGTAACCAAATCTTCTATAATAAAGGAGATTGGAGGCTGGGATGAAGCTTTAACTTTTGAAGATTACGATATGTGGCTGAGACTAAGCCAAAAATATGATTTCATCTATGATGACTACAAATCCTGCAGCTATAGAATGCATGCTACAAACTCTCATAAAAAGAAAAACTTTTTAGATGTATCTTTTTTTGATATTTATCTGAAACACAAAGAACAGCCTGAAATGAAAAAGAAAATACTAAAACTTATTCATGAGGCTTATAAAGAAAACAGATTGACTGAAGGTCATAAAAAATACCTTAGAGAACTTGATAATAAAACACTTACCGAGAAATTAATTTTAAGAAATGTAGGAAAGTTCACTTTTAACACACTACATTATCTTCAAAAAGTTTATTATAAAAGTTGGTAA